The Nitrospirota bacterium genome contains a region encoding:
- a CDS encoding LemA family protein, producing MAMSSRMSTFTIVASAILFVGLSGCGYNDLQGLDEDTKAAWSEVVNQYQRRADLIPNLVATVKGYAAHEKDTLESVVQARSQATGIQVTPETLKDPAAFEKFQQAQAGLSSALGRLIAIAENYPNLKADQNFRDLQSQLEGTENRIAVARKRYIEKVAEYNKSVRFFPTNLTAKYILHMEEKPNFTVADEKAVAKPPEVKF from the coding sequence ATGGCCATGAGCAGTCGTATGTCGACGTTCACTATAGTCGCCTCTGCAATTCTGTTTGTAGGGCTTTCAGGGTGCGGCTACAACGATCTCCAGGGACTGGACGAGGACACCAAAGCCGCATGGAGCGAAGTAGTCAATCAGTATCAGCGGAGAGCCGACCTGATCCCGAACTTGGTCGCCACCGTCAAAGGCTATGCTGCGCATGAGAAGGACACACTGGAAAGCGTTGTGCAAGCGCGATCTCAGGCCACTGGAATTCAAGTGACACCGGAAACGTTGAAAGATCCTGCTGCGTTCGAGAAATTCCAACAGGCGCAGGCCGGTCTCAGTTCAGCCTTAGGACGCCTGATCGCCATTGCCGAGAACTACCCGAACTTAAAAGCCGATCAGAACTTCCGTGATCTCCAAAGTCAGCTCGAAGGGACGGAGAACCGTATCGCCGTCGCGCGCAAACGCTACATCGAGAAAGTGGCAGAGTACAACAAGAGCGTCCGCTTCTTTCCCACGAACCTGACGGCAAAATACATCCTCCATATGGAAGAAAAACCGAACTTCACCGTCGCGGATGAAAAGGCTGTGGCCAAGCCGCCAGAAGTCAAATTCTAG
- a CDS encoding TPM domain-containing protein, with product MVAFTWALASWALDVPPLTGRVVDLAHVLPPEIASSLNRDLETHESKTSNQVAVLTLPSLEGEPLESFSHRVATTWKLGQKGTDNGILLLIALRERKVRIEVGYGLEGTLTDLRSAHIIRQEIVPRLRSGDLPGGIAAGVQAILNTIEGTYKADEMLPGHTSSDQELAAIEYVTIGIVVGILAGILLSHGLRSTRALFGSLLAFLVAQFASVILGLAAAGITAFFLWLLLQANRGRGQGGGWGDGIVIGPGGGFGGGGGRGGFSGGGGGFGGGGASGGW from the coding sequence ATCGTAGCCTTCACCTGGGCCTTGGCTTCCTGGGCCCTCGACGTGCCGCCGCTCACAGGCCGCGTCGTGGATCTTGCGCATGTGTTGCCACCGGAAATCGCCAGCTCACTCAACCGCGACCTCGAAACCCACGAGTCGAAAACCAGCAATCAGGTAGCTGTTCTGACGCTGCCATCCCTCGAAGGCGAACCGCTCGAATCCTTCTCCCATCGTGTCGCGACCACCTGGAAGCTCGGCCAGAAGGGAACGGACAACGGCATCCTGCTCCTCATCGCCCTACGAGAGCGAAAAGTCCGTATCGAAGTGGGTTATGGCCTGGAAGGCACCTTGACGGACCTCCGTTCCGCCCACATCATTCGCCAGGAAATCGTGCCTCGGCTGCGAAGTGGAGACCTGCCGGGTGGCATTGCCGCCGGGGTGCAGGCTATTCTCAATACCATTGAAGGCACTTACAAAGCTGACGAGATGCTGCCAGGTCATACCAGTTCAGACCAGGAGCTAGCCGCGATTGAATATGTGACCATCGGGATCGTCGTGGGGATTTTGGCTGGCATCCTGTTGAGCCACGGACTACGAAGCACCCGTGCGCTGTTCGGGAGTCTGCTCGCATTTCTCGTCGCACAGTTTGCGAGCGTGATATTAGGTCTTGCAGCCGCCGGGATCACGGCCTTCTTCCTGTGGCTTCTCTTGCAGGCGAATCGCGGCAGAGGCCAAGGTGGAGGGTGGGGAGATGGAATTGTGATAGGTCCGGGCGGGGGATTCGGCGGCGGTGGGGGCAGGGGGGGGTTCAGTGGAGGGGGCGGAGGTTTTGGCGGCGGCGGAGCTTCGGGAGGTTGGTAA
- a CDS encoding TPM domain-containing protein — MVHFTDAERERIKQAVQQAERGTKGEIVPMIVSASALYREAGYRTGLILALVALALLLTIETYWLPWGWHAGNAGWLMLIVVATYGIGQWLGTLPNIIRLVTSRERMAYKVKLRAEQAFYQHGLQNTKERTGILILVSLLERRVHVLADKGINDHVPPGTWESLVSGILEGIRVGNPTDAICDAITKCGELLSRVSPAGSGDNPDELPDTLIQES; from the coding sequence ATGGTGCACTTCACCGACGCAGAACGAGAACGGATTAAGCAAGCCGTTCAGCAAGCCGAACGGGGCACAAAGGGCGAGATCGTGCCAATGATCGTCTCGGCCTCGGCATTGTACCGCGAAGCCGGCTATCGAACGGGACTCATTTTGGCCCTAGTCGCACTGGCTCTCCTTCTGACGATTGAAACCTACTGGCTCCCCTGGGGGTGGCACGCCGGCAACGCCGGCTGGCTCATGCTCATAGTGGTAGCCACCTATGGCATCGGACAGTGGCTCGGGACCCTCCCAAACATCATCCGCCTCGTCACGTCTCGCGAGCGCATGGCATACAAGGTAAAGCTGCGTGCCGAACAGGCGTTCTATCAGCATGGCTTACAGAATACGAAAGAGCGCACAGGCATCCTGATCCTCGTCTCACTGTTGGAGAGACGCGTGCATGTGCTGGCGGACAAAGGAATCAACGATCATGTGCCTCCAGGCACATGGGAGAGCCTCGTCAGCGGCATCCTCGAGGGAATCCGTGTCGGAAACCCAACCGACGCCATCTGCGACGCGATTACAAAGTGCGGCGAACTCCTCTCGCGAGTCAGCCCTGCCGGGTCCGGCGACAATCCAGACGAGTTGCCCGACACGCTGATTCAAGAATCCTAA